In Chryseobacterium gleum, a single genomic region encodes these proteins:
- a CDS encoding MFS transporter yields MKIDRRIIPLAIGGLGIGTTEFTVMGLLPDIAKTLQITIPQAGHLISAYAMGVVIGAPILIGYSVKFPPKKVLMAFMILFTLFNALSAIAPGYNSMLAIRFLSGLPHGAFFGVGTVVASRMAGKGKEAFYISMMFTGLTVANLAMVPLVTYIGHIFHWRLYFAIVAVIGLFAILFLKLWLPNLESNQNTHFMEELKFLKNKQSWLVLAITAIGFGGLFTWLSYITPLMTIVAGIKSSQMAYVMVLAGAGMVVGNLVGGVVSDKLGPEKTCVLLIFLMMISLGGVFFLAEYKNIALVLTFMCGALSMSIASPINIMMMKAAPKSEMMAAAFMQAGFNIANAMGAFLGGIPLEYGYSFNYPSLVGVGMTFIGLVVSIRYMYLYRTQTQNEEETVAECVSCDQ; encoded by the coding sequence ATGAAGATTGATAGAAGAATAATACCACTGGCTATCGGTGGTTTGGGAATAGGAACTACGGAATTTACCGTAATGGGACTGTTACCGGATATAGCAAAAACACTACAGATTACAATACCGCAGGCCGGTCATTTGATTTCAGCTTATGCCATGGGGGTGGTGATCGGGGCTCCCATTCTGATCGGATATTCCGTAAAATTTCCGCCTAAAAAGGTCCTGATGGCTTTTATGATCCTTTTTACACTGTTTAACGCTCTTTCTGCAATTGCTCCTGGATACAACAGTATGTTAGCTATCCGTTTTCTGTCCGGACTGCCTCACGGTGCTTTCTTCGGAGTAGGAACAGTGGTTGCTTCAAGAATGGCTGGAAAAGGAAAAGAGGCATTTTATATATCCATGATGTTTACCGGGCTTACGGTTGCCAATCTTGCAATGGTTCCTCTGGTTACTTATATCGGACATATCTTCCATTGGAGACTGTACTTTGCGATTGTAGCAGTGATTGGACTTTTTGCCATTCTATTTTTAAAACTTTGGCTTCCGAATCTGGAATCCAACCAGAATACTCATTTCATGGAAGAACTGAAGTTCCTTAAAAATAAACAGTCGTGGCTGGTATTGGCTATTACAGCAATCGGATTTGGAGGACTTTTTACATGGTTAAGCTATATTACCCCTCTGATGACCATTGTTGCCGGAATCAAAAGCAGTCAGATGGCTTATGTAATGGTTCTTGCCGGAGCCGGTATGGTGGTAGGAAATCTTGTGGGAGGCGTTGTTTCAGATAAATTAGGTCCTGAAAAGACCTGTGTACTCCTGATCTTCCTGATGATGATTTCCCTTGGAGGAGTTTTCTTCCTTGCAGAGTATAAAAATATTGCTTTGGTACTTACATTTATGTGCGGTGCTTTATCAATGTCTATCGCATCACCCATCAATATTATGATGATGAAAGCTGCCCCGAAAAGTGAAATGATGGCTGCCGCTTTTATGCAGGCCGGTTTTAATATTGCGAATGCAATGGGAGCTTTTCTTGGAGGAATTCCTTTGGAATACGGGTATTCATTCAATTATCCTTCACTGGTAGGAGTGGGGATGACCTTTATTGGTTTGGTTGTAAGTATAAGATATATGTATCTGTACAGAACTCAGACTCAAAATGAAGAGGAAACTGTTGCAGAGTGTGTTTCCTGTGATCAATAA
- the lipA gene encoding lipoyl synthase, whose amino-acid sequence MENSVQDTTVQKPKWIRVKLPTGKNYRELRTLVDKYKLNTICQSGSCPNMGECWGEGTATFMILGNICTRSCGFCGVKTGKPLDVNWDEPEKVARSIKLMKIKHAVLTSVDRDDLKDMGSILWGETVNAVRRISPGTTMETLIPDFQGITKHLDRLVEVAPEVISHNMETVKRLTREVRIQAKYERSLEVLRYLKEAGQRRTKTGVMLGLGETKDEVFQTIEDIRNANVDVITLGQYLQPTKKHLPVKKFITPEEFDEFGDFARSLGFRHVESSPLVRSSYHAEKHIH is encoded by the coding sequence ATGGAAAATTCAGTTCAAGACACTACCGTTCAAAAACCAAAATGGATCCGCGTAAAACTTCCTACCGGAAAGAATTACAGAGAGCTGAGAACTTTGGTTGATAAATATAAATTAAATACCATTTGCCAAAGCGGAAGCTGCCCAAATATGGGAGAATGCTGGGGTGAAGGTACAGCTACTTTCATGATTTTAGGAAATATCTGTACCAGAAGCTGTGGATTCTGTGGTGTAAAAACAGGAAAACCTCTCGATGTCAACTGGGATGAACCTGAAAAAGTGGCAAGATCTATCAAATTGATGAAGATCAAACATGCCGTTCTTACTTCTGTAGACCGCGATGATCTGAAAGATATGGGTTCTATTCTTTGGGGAGAAACAGTAAATGCTGTCAGAAGAATTTCTCCGGGAACCACAATGGAAACCCTGATTCCGGATTTCCAGGGTATTACAAAACACCTTGACAGACTCGTAGAAGTGGCGCCTGAAGTGATCTCTCACAATATGGAAACAGTAAAACGTCTTACCAGAGAAGTGAGAATCCAGGCAAAATACGAAAGAAGTCTTGAAGTATTAAGATATCTGAAAGAAGCCGGACAAAGAAGAACCAAAACAGGAGTAATGCTTGGATTGGGTGAAACCAAAGATGAGGTTTTCCAGACTATTGAAGATATCAGAAATGCCAATGTAGATGTAATTACACTTGGTCAATATCTGCAACCGACTAAAAAACATCTTCCTGTAAAAAAATTCATTACTCCGGAAGAGTTTGATGAATTCGGAGATTTTGCAAGAAGTTTAGGGTTCAGACACGTTGAAAGCTCTCCTCTTGTAAGAAGTTCTTACCACGCAGAAAAACATATTCATTAA
- a CDS encoding tetratricopeptide repeat-containing sensor histidine kinase has protein sequence MKRLFVLLSLFLSFALQSQQIIPLNEKSYIDSLQNITKGNYADISKATASFLLSNYFRNSDSVLSKRYLSNGKTLARNQPFISAKYYYYEGQYNLDRNKKKAAASYQQAIRSLSKFKNEESDFLQALAWYSYGVSQKDKEGYVPLVKIMLEKSIPLVEKYRNSRNLGFLYTQLAVILTYNAQFKKAEGYNNKALKILEKQYPNSAELFFTYLNSANNFCYQANGDQAEKYLNKAEKLIRSYPESSSNAYYYYSKTLLYITRQKNEEALPVIEKGIFYTRKYNQNLLAQMFYFNKFDILKKLKRYKEAKTTLEDVLTEKSLAIDLNNRKTFYKQLSLLSEELGDTKEALLWEQKYSKLNDSLNTESVKLEINKLETKFNTAEKERKIATLNAEKNQKDLEVNKKNSYLWGMGLVLLLVLSLLIFLLVIFRKNKKINEQKLNDIKQKEELSLTKAILDGEERERERIARDLHDGLGGMLAGVKINFSTWSSSHLNPEKDQEFYKILGQLDNSVSELRHVARNLMPESLLNFGLETAINDLCEFYSRKNLDIDFQAIDIDKALPLNIQLNIYRIVQELLANAVKHAEASSILLQCSQSGDNFLITIEDNGKGFDKNIENTTQSMGLRNLKNRVNYLKGKMEINSDDQGTAINIELNIHGE, from the coding sequence ATGAAGAGATTATTTGTCCTGTTAAGCCTGTTTTTATCTTTTGCGTTACAATCCCAACAAATCATTCCGCTTAATGAAAAATCATATATAGACAGCTTACAAAACATTACAAAAGGAAACTACGCTGATATTTCAAAAGCAACGGCATCTTTCCTTTTATCCAATTATTTCCGTAACAGTGATTCTGTTTTAAGTAAGCGATACCTTTCCAACGGAAAAACCCTGGCTCGAAACCAGCCTTTTATTTCGGCCAAATATTACTATTACGAAGGACAATATAACCTGGACAGAAATAAGAAGAAAGCTGCAGCTTCCTATCAACAGGCTATCCGCTCTTTATCTAAATTTAAAAATGAAGAATCCGATTTTCTTCAGGCCCTTGCCTGGTACAGCTACGGAGTTTCACAAAAGGATAAAGAGGGTTATGTTCCTTTGGTTAAAATCATGCTTGAAAAGAGCATCCCGCTGGTTGAAAAATATAGAAACAGCAGAAACCTGGGATTTCTGTATACTCAGCTTGCAGTGATTCTTACTTATAATGCCCAGTTTAAAAAAGCTGAAGGTTACAATAATAAAGCTCTGAAAATTCTTGAAAAACAATACCCGAATTCTGCTGAGCTATTTTTTACCTATCTCAATTCTGCCAACAATTTCTGCTATCAGGCTAATGGAGATCAGGCTGAAAAGTATTTGAATAAAGCCGAAAAACTCATCAGATCATATCCTGAATCTTCATCCAATGCCTATTATTATTACAGCAAAACCCTTTTGTATATTACCCGGCAAAAGAATGAAGAAGCGCTCCCTGTAATAGAAAAAGGAATTTTTTATACCAGAAAGTACAACCAGAACCTTCTGGCTCAAATGTTTTATTTCAACAAGTTTGACATTTTAAAGAAACTTAAAAGATATAAGGAGGCTAAAACTACTCTGGAAGATGTTTTAACAGAAAAGTCTCTGGCTATTGATCTGAATAACAGAAAAACCTTTTATAAGCAGCTATCCCTGCTTAGCGAAGAATTGGGAGACACTAAAGAAGCGCTGCTGTGGGAACAGAAATATTCTAAACTTAACGATAGTTTGAATACCGAAAGTGTTAAGCTTGAAATCAATAAACTCGAAACTAAATTCAATACTGCTGAAAAAGAAAGAAAAATCGCAACCTTAAATGCTGAGAAAAATCAAAAAGATCTTGAAGTCAACAAAAAGAATTCTTATCTGTGGGGAATGGGACTTGTCCTATTGCTTGTGCTAAGTCTTCTCATCTTTTTGCTGGTTATTTTCAGAAAAAACAAAAAAATAAACGAGCAAAAACTCAATGATATTAAGCAAAAGGAAGAATTGTCATTAACCAAAGCCATTCTTGATGGTGAGGAAAGGGAAAGAGAACGTATTGCAAGGGATCTTCACGACGGTCTTGGCGGCATGCTGGCTGGTGTAAAGATCAATTTTTCAACCTGGTCTTCCAGTCATTTAAACCCGGAAAAGGATCAGGAGTTTTATAAAATTCTCGGACAGCTGGACAATTCTGTAAGTGAGCTCCGTCATGTAGCTAGAAATTTAATGCCTGAATCATTGCTTAATTTTGGTTTGGAAACAGCCATAAACGACTTGTGTGAATTTTACAGCAGAAAAAATCTCGACATTGACTTTCAGGCTATTGATATTGATAAAGCATTACCATTAAATATCCAGCTTAATATTTACCGGATTGTACAGGAGTTATTAGCCAATGCTGTAAAACATGCCGAAGCCAGCAGTATTTTGCTTCAATGCTCGCAATCCGGCGATAATTTTCTGATTACGATTGAAGATAACGGAAAAGGGTTTGATAAAAATATAGAAAACACTACCCAAAGTATGGGTCTGCGCAACCTGAAAAACAGAGTTAATTATCTGAAAGGAAAAATGGAAATCAATTCCGATGACCAGGGAACAGCAATTAATATAGAACTCAACATCCATGGAGAATGA
- a CDS encoding RNA polymerase sigma factor, with translation MNDEQLFLLIQKAKDKDQKAQTKLINVFWVDVFSFVMKKVKDENDADEITVNVFSKVLSKLDMFDPHFQFKTWVLTIAQNTVIDFWRKKNRDTEDAVENLDEVKNQYAKSPEELLISEEEQKKIIKTIESLDANYQDIIKLRFFEEKSIKEIAEELGISVANTKVRVMRAKKVLAELLKNNEFDDN, from the coding sequence ATGAACGACGAACAGCTATTCCTGCTCATCCAGAAGGCCAAAGATAAAGACCAGAAGGCCCAGACTAAACTCATTAATGTTTTTTGGGTGGACGTTTTCTCATTTGTGATGAAGAAGGTGAAAGACGAAAATGATGCCGATGAAATTACTGTAAATGTTTTTTCAAAAGTACTTTCGAAACTGGATATGTTTGATCCTCATTTTCAGTTTAAAACCTGGGTGCTGACTATTGCCCAGAATACCGTAATTGATTTCTGGAGAAAAAAGAACCGTGACACTGAAGATGCCGTTGAAAACCTTGACGAAGTTAAAAATCAATATGCAAAATCTCCGGAAGAACTTCTGATTTCCGAAGAAGAACAGAAGAAAATCATCAAAACCATAGAATCCCTGGATGCCAATTATCAGGATATTATTAAACTGAGATTTTTTGAAGAAAAAAGCATCAAGGAAATTGCTGAAGAACTGGGTATTTCGGTAGCGAATACCAAAGTACGGGTAATGCGCGCTAAAAAAGTCTTAGCTGAATTGTTGAAGAATAATGAATTTGATGATAATTAA
- the tyrS gene encoding tyrosine--tRNA ligase, whose translation MNSFIEELKWRGLFADMMPGTDEQLNKEVTTAYIGFDPTADSLHIGSLIQIKILAHFQQHGHKPIALVGGATGMIGDPSGKSAERNLLDEETLLHYVDCLKNQLSKFLNFEGNEPNKAELVNNYDWMKNISFLDFAKNIGKNITVNYMMAKDSVKKRFSGEGGADGMSFTEFTYQLIQGYDFLHLYQNNNVKLQMGGSDQWGNITTGTELIRRKAQGEAFALTVPLITKADGSKFGKSESGENYWLDKKKTSPYKFYQFWLNATDEDAERFIKFYTFLGKEEIEALIEEHKTAPHERKLQKKLAEEVTVWVHGREEYEKALKASEILFGRSTAEDLVSLDEETFLEVFDGVPQKEIAKADVLGVNIVDLLSEKSGFLKSKSEAQREIKGNAISVNKQKVNDTFTANETDLIDGKFLLLQKGKKSYFIVKVG comes from the coding sequence ATGAATTCCTTTATAGAAGAACTGAAATGGCGTGGTCTTTTTGCCGATATGATGCCTGGAACCGATGAACAACTGAATAAAGAGGTAACTACTGCATATATTGGTTTTGATCCTACTGCCGATTCTTTACATATCGGAAGTCTTATCCAGATAAAAATCTTAGCTCACTTCCAGCAGCATGGCCATAAGCCTATTGCTTTGGTAGGAGGTGCTACAGGAATGATCGGAGATCCGTCAGGAAAATCAGCAGAGAGAAATCTTCTGGATGAGGAAACCCTTTTACATTATGTTGACTGTTTAAAGAACCAACTTTCAAAATTCTTAAATTTTGAAGGAAACGAGCCAAACAAAGCAGAGCTGGTTAACAACTACGACTGGATGAAGAATATTTCTTTCCTTGATTTTGCTAAAAATATCGGGAAGAATATCACTGTCAATTATATGATGGCTAAAGATTCTGTAAAGAAAAGATTCTCAGGAGAAGGCGGTGCAGACGGAATGAGTTTTACAGAATTCACTTACCAGCTCATCCAGGGGTATGATTTCCTTCATCTATACCAGAACAATAATGTAAAACTGCAGATGGGAGGTTCTGATCAGTGGGGAAATATCACAACAGGAACAGAACTGATCCGTAGAAAAGCTCAGGGTGAAGCATTTGCATTAACGGTTCCTTTGATCACAAAAGCTGATGGTTCCAAATTCGGAAAGTCTGAAAGTGGGGAAAATTACTGGCTGGATAAAAAGAAGACATCTCCTTACAAATTCTACCAATTCTGGCTGAATGCTACTGATGAAGATGCTGAAAGATTCATCAAGTTCTACACTTTCTTAGGAAAAGAAGAAATTGAAGCTTTAATTGAAGAACATAAAACAGCCCCACACGAAAGAAAGCTACAGAAGAAACTTGCAGAAGAAGTTACCGTTTGGGTACATGGGAGAGAAGAGTATGAAAAAGCATTGAAAGCTTCTGAAATTCTTTTCGGCCGTTCTACGGCTGAAGATCTGGTAAGCCTTGATGAGGAAACTTTCCTGGAAGTTTTTGACGGTGTTCCTCAAAAAGAAATTGCAAAAGCTGATGTTCTGGGAGTGAATATTGTTGATCTTCTTTCTGAAAAATCAGGCTTCTTAAAATCGAAGAGTGAGGCACAAAGAGAGATTAAAGGAAACGCCATCTCAGTCAACAAGCAAAAAGTGAATGATACTTTTACAGCTAATGAAACAGATCTTATTGATGGTAAATTCTTATTGTTACAAAAGGGCAAAAAAAGCTACTTTATTGTCAAAGTAGGCTAA
- a CDS encoding response regulator transcription factor: MENEKINIVIVDDHPIVIEGLRMMLNSQPVFNVAGSFASGRETINCIQSEMVDIVLLDITLPDANGTELCREIKKISPNTSVIMFSNRSERSIIMQSIQNGASGYLLKNTSIDELVICIRGALSGDIVFCNETKQIISRPSQNDLPVARLTKREKQILQLVAQGKTSNMIAEELFLSPLTVDTHRKNLLQKFHAKNSTELINRAMQQGMIEE, encoded by the coding sequence ATGGAGAATGAAAAAATAAATATTGTCATTGTAGATGATCATCCCATTGTTATCGAAGGGCTGAGAATGATGCTGAACAGCCAGCCCGTTTTTAACGTAGCAGGAAGTTTTGCCTCTGGTAGGGAAACTATCAATTGTATTCAGTCTGAGATGGTGGATATTGTTCTTCTGGATATTACACTCCCTGACGCTAACGGAACAGAACTTTGCAGAGAAATAAAAAAAATATCTCCAAATACCTCGGTAATCATGTTCAGCAACCGCTCAGAAAGGAGCATTATTATGCAGTCTATACAAAACGGAGCAAGTGGTTATCTTCTTAAAAACACTTCTATTGACGAGCTCGTAATATGCATCAGAGGAGCACTTTCGGGTGACATTGTTTTCTGTAATGAAACCAAACAGATCATTAGCCGCCCTTCCCAGAATGATCTTCCTGTTGCCAGGCTGACCAAAAGGGAAAAACAAATTCTACAGCTGGTAGCACAGGGAAAAACCAGTAATATGATTGCTGAAGAACTGTTTTTAAGCCCTCTTACTGTAGATACCCATCGTAAGAACCTGCTTCAGAAATTCCATGCAAAGAACTCAACGGAATTAATCAACCGGGCTATGCAGCAAGGGATGATTGAAGAATAA
- a CDS encoding STAS/SEC14 domain-containing protein, with protein sequence MITIIPEAPENVAAFNATGEVTKEDFEKLVIPRVKEKVEQFGELNYLLYLDTDLDNFTMGAWLEDLLLGLKNLTNWNRSAIVTDKEGIRNFTSIFSVLMPGEFKSFPKENLYNALYWCKNGDEVEA encoded by the coding sequence ATGATAACAATTATTCCAGAAGCCCCGGAGAATGTTGCGGCATTCAATGCAACGGGAGAAGTAACAAAAGAGGATTTTGAAAAACTGGTAATTCCGCGTGTAAAAGAGAAGGTAGAGCAGTTCGGTGAGCTGAATTATTTATTGTATTTGGATACCGATCTGGATAATTTTACCATGGGTGCGTGGCTTGAAGATTTGCTGCTGGGACTGAAAAATCTTACCAACTGGAATCGTTCGGCCATTGTTACTGATAAAGAAGGAATACGTAATTTTACCAGTATCTTCAGTGTTCTGATGCCGGGAGAGTTTAAGTCTTTCCCCAAAGAAAATTTATACAATGCCCTCTATTGGTGCAAAAACGGAGATGAAGTAGAGGCATAG
- a CDS encoding AraC family transcriptional regulator: MKIQKEIIEFEKGKSFKLFAPSLKNCFFWHYHPEIELVYVEAVNGIRHVGKNISGFTDSDLLLIGSNVPHLNFDYGIQTECKQLVVQMRESFLQDIILPVPEFENIKVLLERSYLGLSFSGETKNTVIEKLQIIKDKSSFESLMGLIEILQILADSTEVKELNKEDTRIKWFLNDKIRMGTIYDYIHENYDRKPNVNEIAEIVSLSTPAFCRYFKKQTNMTFTDFVNNYRINQAKIFLLKDQSVTEVCFQVGFESLSYFNKLFKQHTGETPSEFKKKHFRPIEINGKIAPITRETVCNK, from the coding sequence ATGAAAATCCAGAAAGAAATTATTGAATTTGAAAAAGGGAAATCATTCAAATTGTTTGCCCCTTCCCTGAAAAACTGTTTTTTCTGGCATTATCATCCGGAAATTGAACTGGTATATGTAGAAGCAGTGAATGGCATCCGGCATGTTGGGAAAAATATTTCAGGTTTTACAGACAGTGATCTTCTGCTGATAGGCTCCAATGTTCCTCATCTTAATTTTGATTACGGTATTCAGACTGAATGCAAACAGCTTGTCGTACAGATGCGGGAAAGCTTTCTTCAGGATATTATTCTTCCTGTTCCTGAATTTGAAAATATCAAAGTGCTTTTAGAACGTTCTTATCTCGGATTATCATTCTCCGGAGAAACCAAAAATACAGTTATTGAAAAGCTGCAGATTATTAAAGATAAAAGCTCTTTTGAGTCTTTGATGGGATTGATTGAAATTTTACAGATTCTCGCAGATTCAACGGAAGTGAAAGAACTTAATAAAGAAGATACCAGAATCAAATGGTTTCTGAATGATAAAATCAGAATGGGAACCATCTACGATTATATTCACGAAAATTATGACAGAAAACCTAATGTGAATGAAATTGCAGAAATTGTGAGTCTGAGTACTCCGGCTTTCTGCCGTTATTTTAAAAAGCAGACCAACATGACATTTACAGATTTTGTTAACAATTACAGGATCAATCAGGCTAAAATATTTCTTCTGAAGGATCAGTCTGTAACAGAAGTCTGTTTTCAGGTAGGTTTTGAGAGTCTTTCGTATTTTAATAAACTATTCAAGCAGCATACAGGAGAAACACCTTCTGAGTTTAAGAAAAAGCATTTCAGACCTATTGAAATCAATGGAAAAATTGCACCTATTACCAGGGAAACAGTTTGTAATAAGTAG